One Aegilops tauschii subsp. strangulata cultivar AL8/78 chromosome 7, Aet v6.0, whole genome shotgun sequence genomic window carries:
- the LOC109738417 gene encoding uncharacterized protein gives MGTEQGKEGTGAGEGRVEVRTGPRPALPAPQQRAVDGFWRERQEEMEATVDFNDRILPMARLKRLIRAEEDGMMIAADTPAYLAKLCELFVQELAVRAWACAQSHRRRIILESDIAEAAAYTESYDFLATVLLEHQREARLAGRATPTTVPVSAARARLITRKRHMPDPNPPRPVHGVRRIRPRALPIPPPSDVRYVPVPFPFPSAPIGATATAEGLMILPPINHATTERVFFLDRNSGTDFAGENSAAETMASPPRPAGPAGAVALPTVHPAAYYLCAYPVTNDVEAFAVGNTDPDVIPPEIVVGDVAIPPDIIEGNVADGNGDGGQQQQQSENLGGNGESVVVPQSNDVQEDGADGMFLEEILMDEDLMFPDAELFPLVGAAPGPEDFIVDQDVLDDVFANPSSSASSD, from the coding sequence ATGGGGACCGAGCAAGGGAAGGAAGGAACGGGAGCGGGGGAGGGGCGCGTGGAGGTGCGCACGGGGCCGAGGCCAGCGCTGCCGGCGCCGCAGCAGCGGGCGGTGGACGGGTTCTGGAGGGAGCGGCAGGAGGAGATGGAGGCGACGGTGGACTTCAACGACCGCATACTGCCCATGGCCCGCCTCAAGAGGCTCATCCGCGCCGAGGAGGACGGCATGATGATCGCCGCTGACACGCCGGCGTACCTGGCCAAGCTCTGCGAGCTCTTCGTGCAGGAGCTCGCCGTGCGCGCCTGGGCCTGCGCCCAGTCCCACCGCCGCCGCATCATACTGGAATCGGACATCGCCGAGGCCGCCGCCTACACCGAGTCCTACGACTTCCTCGCCACCGTGCTCCTCGAGCACCAACGGGAGGCGCGGCTGGCCGGCCGTGCTACACCGACAACGGTTCCGGTATCGGCGGCGAGGGCTAGGCTCATCACCAGGAAGCGCCACATGCCGGACCCGAATCCTCCACGGCCGGTGCATGGGGTGCGGAGAATTCGTCCTCGTGCGCTTCCTATCCCGCCGCCGTCGGACGTTCGCTACGTGCCGGTTCCGTTTCCGTTCCCCTCGGCGCCGATCGGAGCcacggcgacggcggaggggctGATGATTCTCCCACCCATCAACCACGCGACTACCGAGCGCGTGTTCTTCCTGGACAGGAACAGCGGCACTGACTTCGCAGGTGAAAACTCTGCTGCTGAAACTATGGCATCTCCGCCTCGTCCGGCAGGGCCTGCAGGAGCAGTGGCGCTGCCCACTGTCCATCCTGCCGCTTACTACTTGTGCGCTTACCCGGTGACCAACGACGTTGAGGCCTTTGCCGTCGGCAACACAGATCCTGATGTCATCCCACCGGAGATTGTAGTGGGAGACGTCGCCATCCCACCGGATATTATAGAGGGAAACGTCGCCGATGGCAACGGCGACGGcggacagcagcagcagcagagcgAAAACCTTGGTGGTAATGGTGAGAGTGTGGTGGTGCCGCAAAGCAATGATGTGCAGGAAGATGGTGCAGATGGGATGTTTCTGGAGGAGATCCTCATGGATGAAGACCTGATGTTTCCCGACGCCGAGCTTTTTCCGTTGGTGGGCGCTGCACCTGGTCCAGAGGATTTCATCGTCGACCAAGATGTTCTCGACGACGTCTTCGCCAACCCGAGCAGCAGCGCAAGCAGCGACTGA